The Winogradskyella schleiferi genome has a window encoding:
- a CDS encoding tetratricopeptide repeat protein, with translation MLNSFSGQSQDHKRVDSLLQAVSTQTDTTQIITYAMLWAEYLYVDPLASKPYLDSTIVLAKRLNNKNFIARTTNYLGVYYNMTSEYEKSLPTFDKVITSYTELNDMVQVCAALNNKAIALRNLGRFNECLEVHMKSLKLKEDIGDTAESLAASYWNIGNIQGDIGNYDISNNYYKKAKVIYEKLNLIDDISSINMNMAINLKGQKEYELAKSLMLAEVPYYKAQNYNNDLAGAYDNIGWIYAQQDSLDLAENYYKKSLEISEQYGETSLIGLNWRHLGELYNKKGDYRKALRYMKGALENAEETGTRKKMIGDLLEMSKAYAGLGRYKKAYEYHTDYHELHDEILGEENIERMNELEVQYQSEKKEKELIIKANEIKLLNERKQKAENEKLFLIISLIGSIALAAALVYGLRQKMKRNKIEREKLDNDLEFKEKELTTHALHLAHKNEVLLDLKSQLKELKSQNPNSRSYQKVINTINLDINNDNNWEQFRTYFEDVHKDFNSKVMRNYPEVSNNDLRLMSLLKMNLSSKEIANILNISVEGVKKARYRLRKKLNLTTEDSLQELVIEL, from the coding sequence ATGCTGAATTCATTTTCTGGACAAAGTCAGGATCATAAACGGGTAGATAGTTTATTGCAAGCCGTATCAACACAAACCGATACCACCCAGATTATTACTTATGCGATGTTATGGGCAGAATATCTTTATGTCGATCCTTTGGCATCAAAACCTTATTTGGATAGTACCATTGTGCTAGCAAAACGATTAAATAACAAAAACTTTATTGCCAGAACCACTAACTATTTAGGTGTCTACTATAATATGACTTCTGAATACGAAAAATCCTTACCAACCTTTGACAAAGTTATAACCAGTTATACTGAACTCAATGATATGGTTCAAGTATGTGCTGCCCTAAACAATAAGGCTATCGCATTGCGAAATTTAGGCAGATTCAACGAATGTTTGGAAGTCCACATGAAAAGTTTAAAGCTCAAAGAAGATATCGGTGACACAGCAGAAAGTCTTGCGGCAAGCTATTGGAATATAGGAAACATACAAGGTGATATTGGCAATTATGACATTTCAAATAATTACTATAAAAAGGCAAAAGTTATATATGAAAAACTAAATCTGATTGACGACATATCTAGCATCAATATGAACATGGCCATTAATTTAAAAGGTCAAAAAGAATATGAGTTAGCAAAATCACTTATGTTAGCAGAAGTACCTTATTACAAAGCACAAAACTACAATAACGATCTGGCTGGAGCCTACGATAATATCGGATGGATTTATGCCCAACAAGACAGTTTAGACCTTGCTGAAAATTACTATAAAAAATCTTTAGAAATTAGCGAACAATATGGAGAAACTTCCCTTATTGGATTGAACTGGCGCCATCTTGGAGAACTTTACAATAAAAAAGGAGATTACAGAAAAGCGTTGCGCTATATGAAAGGTGCTTTAGAAAACGCAGAAGAAACCGGCACACGTAAAAAAATGATTGGTGACTTATTAGAAATGTCTAAAGCTTATGCAGGCTTAGGGCGTTACAAAAAGGCTTACGAATATCACACCGACTACCATGAGCTTCATGACGAAATCTTAGGTGAGGAAAATATTGAACGCATGAACGAGTTAGAGGTTCAATACCAATCAGAAAAAAAAGAGAAAGAACTCATCATCAAAGCAAATGAAATCAAACTTTTAAATGAACGAAAACAAAAAGCTGAAAATGAGAAATTGTTTCTTATTATTTCACTTATTGGTTCAATTGCATTAGCTGCTGCCCTAGTTTACGGATTACGTCAAAAAATGAAGCGCAATAAAATAGAACGCGAAAAACTAGATAACGATCTAGAATTTAAAGAAAAAGAACTCACAACACATGCGTTACATTTGGCACATAAAAATGAAGTTTTACTCGATTTAAAATCACAATTAAAAGAACTTAAATCTCAAAATCCGAATTCTAGAAGTTACCAAAAGGTCATCAATACTATTAATCTTGATATTAATAATGATAATAATTGGGAACAGTTTAGAACCTATTTTGAAGATGTGCATAAAGATTTTAATTCTAAGGTAATGCGCAATTATCCAGAAGTAAGTAATAATGATTTGCGATTAATGTCGCTTTTGAAAATGAATCTTTCGAGTAAAGAAATTGCCAATATTCTCAATATTTCAGTGGAAGGTGTAAAGAAGGCTCGCTATCGTCTGCGTAAAAAACTCAATTTAACCACAGAAGACTCATTACAAGAATTGGTTATAGAGCTATAA
- a CDS encoding outer membrane beta-barrel protein: protein MLKNYTIIVVVLLMGWSCLGQQLYFELGTTLSSFNYENSQGRPLDNLLSQSKSYYGMGYRQSINTNRTLFLSVGASYNSYGAIGSESSIDNYFEWDVSYLGLKAGLGIRLFQLRDLTFLANASIASEFLIRGTQTINNDVYNLVGEKEFNNQIFFVRGGIEMQYPVSRSTAIFVGYTYGKSVLISSGENSETLKLNAHQFGLGFIINLPRCYCSY from the coding sequence ATGCTTAAGAATTATACAATTATCGTAGTTGTTTTATTGATGGGTTGGTCATGTTTAGGCCAACAACTCTACTTTGAATTGGGTACAACACTGTCCTCGTTTAATTATGAGAATTCGCAAGGTAGACCACTTGACAATCTATTGTCCCAATCGAAATCTTACTATGGCATGGGCTACAGGCAATCTATAAACACGAATAGAACCTTATTTCTATCAGTAGGTGCATCTTATAATAGTTATGGAGCCATTGGTAGTGAGAGTAGCATAGACAATTATTTTGAATGGGACGTCAGTTACTTAGGCCTAAAAGCTGGGTTAGGCATAAGACTATTTCAATTAAGGGATCTTACATTTTTGGCGAATGCTTCTATAGCGTCAGAATTCTTAATTCGAGGAACACAAACTATAAACAACGATGTATATAACCTTGTTGGTGAGAAAGAATTCAACAATCAGATTTTTTTCGTTAGAGGAGGCATAGAAATGCAATATCCAGTTTCTAGGAGTACAGCAATTTTTGTGGGTTATACTTATGGAAAATCGGTTTTAATTAGTAGTGGAGAAAACAGTGAAACACTGAAGTTAAACGCACACCAATTTGGCTTGGGTTTTATTATTAATCTGCCAAGATGTTATTGTAGTTATTAG
- a CDS encoding T9SS type A sorting domain-containing protein — MKKLAYILLLFSFGQVLQAQDNSGYRIISSNLGSSGSSQEVVTAKGTYKISQSIGQSSVIGTHTKNGYYLRQGYQQPSVNVKTFEELNYQLEAKVYPNPFVNDIIIEFSTKISKDIAISILDVNGRIIHSQIFLPSQELELQINDVANGTYFLKVVSGEHHFNTKLIKI, encoded by the coding sequence ATGAAAAAACTAGCATATATTCTATTACTTTTTTCCTTTGGGCAAGTGCTTCAGGCGCAGGATAATTCAGGTTATCGAATAATTAGCTCGAATTTAGGAAGCAGTGGTTCATCACAAGAGGTTGTTACGGCGAAAGGCACTTATAAAATTAGCCAAAGTATAGGGCAATCTAGCGTTATCGGAACCCACACCAAAAATGGGTATTATTTAAGACAAGGCTATCAACAACCTTCTGTTAATGTAAAAACCTTTGAAGAGCTTAATTATCAGCTAGAGGCAAAAGTGTATCCGAACCCTTTCGTCAACGACATAATAATAGAGTTTAGTACCAAAATTTCAAAGGACATTGCTATTAGCATTCTCGATGTTAATGGTAGAATCATCCACTCTCAGATCTTTTTACCAAGCCAAGAGTTGGAGCTTCAAATTAATGATGTTGCAAATGGAACTTACTTTTTGAAAGTAGTATCTGGTGAGCATCACTTCAACACAAAATTAATTAAGATTTAA
- a CDS encoding T9SS type A sorting domain-containing protein: MKRHNFIVFIACILTVSFVDAQDTAIPDANFENYLETHAADGTVVAIGDASSMGDGFANNGSVPTNRIENVTILDVSNLDISDLTGTEDFTALETLICSDNALSTLNVSNNTNLITLLCGSNFLTELMLNNNSSLETLNCSDNQIQSLDILNNTALKSLTASGNQLSAIDLSSNPELSLLGVSNNRIAGELVVSNNPDLERLFCASNQILTLNLASNPILKNLDVSNNQLTSLDLSTINSVVCPDPQTDPITVCQDMATIDVSRNQLSSLVVNNGYNELFSIFNASDNPGLFCIQIDNGYTPSGWIKDDWTYFSENTCEDIYTYVPDDNFEQALINDGHDDILDNLVLTENIDVLKSLDVSNESISSLVGIEDFSALEILDCSTNSIENLDVSSNTELIQIDVTNNNLIVLDLSTNTAVTTIYCASNMIEHLDLSTNLALTTLNCSNNNLTNLDVSTISLLNNFDCSFNQMESLNLVSNNALVSVLCNDNNLFALNINNGNNTSITTFNATNNNNLFCIQVDDEAFPDTAGWQKDMGASYNVACGTYIPDDNFEQELIDIGIDSDGILNNFVATTDINSVLALDISNLAIADLTGIQDFEDLIDLNISYNILTNIDLSNNTDLEILDCSNNEITDLDLTLNAALTSLLCNDNSLLTINIENGNNGALTTFNATNNPNLYCINVDDAIVGSIPGSWQKDDFAAYNGDCDTNRVTAIPDGFFEQSLIDFGFDDVLDGEVKTANIEHIQNLDVSDKSISDLTGIQDFKSLVEFDCSGNFLNTLDVSDMLFLERLNCSSNYLLTNDINDEAGLFNTTGTISLKALYCAGNNLNNLDISQNTNLEILDCADNNISDLNVNNNALLRVLYASNNNMTILDLSSNTALEDVNCDSNQISDLTTLETINTTLINLSCANNDIINLSVNNYQALEALNVSSNELTQLNVDDNAELVFLSITNNQISEITFLNNGNLVEVLASQNSLQTLDLSANTLLEFLNCDFNELTALDLVSNPSLESLSCSNNQLTELDLLNNGNLIAVDFSSNMISSVILPNNLEFLKRLDASNNQIENDMDLTVMAISACVFQPNQTEFCPEIISINVSNNLLSFVNIQNGINTEIASFNASGNPNLECIQVDDADNVNASWIKDEATTYSEDCNFGETYVPDDNFEQALIDLGYDSGPLNDYVLTANIVDLASLEVNGNAIIDLTGIEDFAALQTLYCSNNAIVELDLSSNSNLLEVDCSDNLLTDLDLTNNIALLTLNCSFNTISTLDLTANTNLSDLNISNNTLTSFLPSDLLSLQVFNCNNNSIVTLDFQQNQNLTSISCESNLLETLNIKNGQNAVLTNLNAINNPNLLCIETDNGTVPTGATWNIDATAQFAVNCFFGETYVPDDNFEQALIDIGYDSGPLNDYVFTENIEEITFLNVSGREISDVTGLEAFVALTTLNVEDNTISNVDLGNNLSLVNLDVSDNLLDILEISLLTNLTKLDVSNNSLSQINFDTNLSLDDINVSNNSIINLNVSGLVNLEELNCAGNQLSSLNVTQNPNLTLLFCQSNLLFADQLNIQNGNNENLGLFNAINNPSLGCILVDNPIAVIENVDGIYDNWIKDDSASYQSICEDADNDGVPNTDDLCPNTDFGAAVDLFGCAIPDLQNDNFTVLITGETCLNSNNGKITITAQEIYNYTATLIGEDILDGTGEVFYQEYNFTNDVDIFNLLADTYELCITIEEWPDYQSCYTIVITEPNPLSVFASRPASGSDITLDMSGSTIYYIQFNDDSFTTHNSTFSLQLQQGINQLKVSTDLDCQGVFEEQIIKADEPLLFPNPFKNELNIYDGNAGDEVTVKMYSTFGQLVLTKTFINQGVYNAIDTEHLATGIYLMSIQTKSETSTFKIVKK; encoded by the coding sequence ATGAAGCGACATAATTTTATTGTTTTTATAGCGTGTATTTTAACGGTTTCTTTTGTTGATGCTCAAGATACAGCAATTCCAGATGCTAATTTTGAAAACTATTTAGAAACTCATGCGGCAGATGGAACTGTTGTAGCTATTGGTGATGCTTCCAGCATGGGAGATGGTTTTGCCAACAATGGTTCAGTGCCAACAAATCGAATAGAAAACGTTACAATTCTCGATGTTAGTAATTTGGATATTTCAGACCTAACAGGAACTGAAGATTTTACGGCTCTTGAAACATTAATCTGTAGTGATAATGCATTGTCAACGCTGAATGTTTCAAATAATACCAATCTAATAACCTTATTATGTGGCTCTAATTTCCTTACCGAATTAATGCTCAACAATAATTCAAGTTTAGAAACCCTTAATTGCTCGGATAACCAAATACAGAGTTTAGACATTCTCAATAACACGGCCTTAAAAAGTTTAACAGCTTCAGGTAATCAGCTTTCAGCAATAGACCTTTCTAGTAATCCAGAACTTTCCTTATTAGGCGTTTCAAATAATAGAATTGCAGGAGAACTCGTGGTAAGCAACAATCCGGATTTGGAACGTTTGTTTTGTGCATCCAATCAAATTTTAACTTTAAACTTGGCTTCAAATCCCATTTTAAAAAACCTTGATGTATCAAATAATCAGCTGACGAGTTTAGATTTAAGTACTATCAATTCGGTTGTTTGTCCAGATCCACAAACGGATCCGATAACGGTTTGTCAAGATATGGCAACAATTGATGTATCCAGAAATCAGTTGTCCTCTTTGGTTGTTAATAATGGCTATAACGAATTGTTTTCAATTTTTAATGCCTCTGACAATCCAGGTTTATTCTGTATTCAAATTGATAATGGTTATACACCTTCGGGATGGATTAAGGATGATTGGACCTATTTCAGCGAGAATACCTGTGAAGATATTTACACTTATGTTCCTGACGATAATTTTGAGCAAGCTTTGATTAACGATGGGCATGATGATATTTTAGATAATTTGGTTTTAACAGAAAATATAGATGTGCTCAAAAGTTTGGATGTTTCAAATGAATCTATTTCCAGTTTAGTGGGAATTGAAGATTTTTCAGCTTTGGAGATTTTGGATTGTAGTACAAATTCCATTGAGAATTTAGACGTTTCCAGCAACACCGAACTAATCCAAATAGATGTTACTAATAACAATTTAATAGTTTTGGATTTAAGCACAAATACAGCGGTTACGACAATTTATTGTGCAAGTAATATGATTGAGCATCTAGATTTAAGCACAAATTTAGCACTGACTACACTCAATTGTTCCAATAACAACTTAACCAATTTGGACGTCAGTACTATTTCGTTGCTGAATAATTTTGATTGTTCATTCAACCAAATGGAAAGTTTGAATCTTGTCAGTAATAACGCATTGGTAAGTGTATTGTGTAACGATAATAACTTGTTTGCCTTAAATATTAACAACGGGAACAATACCTCAATTACCACGTTCAATGCCACAAATAATAACAATCTGTTCTGTATTCAAGTTGATGATGAAGCTTTTCCGGATACTGCAGGTTGGCAAAAAGATATGGGAGCATCCTACAATGTCGCTTGTGGTACTTATATTCCAGATGATAATTTTGAACAAGAATTAATTGATATAGGAATTGATTCTGACGGCATTTTAAACAACTTTGTGGCGACTACAGATATTAATTCTGTGTTAGCATTAGATATTTCAAATCTCGCCATAGCTGACTTAACCGGAATACAAGATTTTGAAGATTTAATTGACTTAAATATTTCATATAATATATTAACAAATATAGATTTAAGTAATAATACAGACTTAGAAATTTTAGATTGCTCAAATAATGAAATCACGGATTTAGACCTTACCTTAAATGCCGCGTTAACCTCGTTGTTATGCAACGACAATAGCTTATTAACCATTAATATTGAAAATGGAAACAATGGTGCACTGACGACGTTTAATGCTACAAATAATCCCAATTTATATTGTATAAATGTGGATGACGCTATTGTTGGGAGTATTCCTGGGAGTTGGCAAAAAGATGATTTTGCAGCCTATAATGGCGATTGTGATACGAATCGTGTAACGGCAATTCCAGATGGGTTTTTTGAACAAAGTTTAATTGACTTTGGCTTTGATGATGTTTTGGATGGCGAAGTAAAGACTGCTAACATTGAACATATCCAGAATTTGGATGTTAGTGACAAAAGTATTTCAGACTTAACAGGAATTCAAGATTTTAAATCATTGGTGGAATTCGATTGTAGTGGTAATTTCCTGAATACATTGGATGTGAGCGATATGTTGTTTTTAGAACGTTTGAATTGTAGTTCAAATTATCTACTCACAAATGATATTAACGATGAAGCTGGTTTATTCAATACAACAGGTACTATAAGTTTGAAAGCATTGTACTGCGCTGGTAACAATTTGAATAATTTGGATATATCCCAAAACACCAATCTCGAAATATTGGATTGTGCGGATAATAATATTTCAGACCTAAATGTCAATAACAATGCATTGTTAAGAGTTTTATATGCATCTAATAATAATATGACCATTTTAGATTTAAGCAGCAATACAGCATTGGAAGATGTGAATTGCGATAGTAATCAAATTAGCGATTTAACAACATTAGAAACAATAAATACGACGCTAATCAATTTAAGCTGTGCTAATAATGACATCATAAATTTATCTGTAAATAATTATCAAGCATTGGAAGCGCTAAACGTATCGTCAAATGAATTGACACAGCTCAATGTTGACGATAATGCCGAACTTGTCTTTTTATCAATTACAAATAATCAAATATCAGAAATAACGTTTTTAAACAATGGCAATTTAGTTGAGGTTTTGGCATCTCAAAACAGTTTGCAAACACTCGACCTATCTGCGAATACGCTTTTAGAATTTTTGAACTGTGATTTCAATGAACTAACGGCATTGGATTTAGTTTCAAATCCATCACTCGAATCATTATCCTGTTCAAACAATCAACTGACTGAACTGGATTTACTCAACAATGGAAATTTGATTGCAGTTGATTTTAGTTCAAATATGATATCGAGCGTCATTTTACCGAATAATTTGGAGTTTTTAAAACGACTAGATGCCAGCAACAACCAAATTGAAAACGATATGGATTTAACTGTTATGGCGATTTCGGCCTGCGTTTTTCAACCCAATCAAACAGAGTTTTGTCCAGAAATAATTTCCATAAACGTGTCTAACAATCTATTGAGTTTTGTTAATATCCAAAATGGAATCAATACAGAAATAGCAAGCTTTAACGCCTCTGGAAATCCAAATTTGGAATGTATTCAGGTTGATGATGCAGATAATGTCAATGCGAGTTGGATTAAGGATGAAGCCACAACGTATAGCGAAGATTGCAATTTTGGAGAAACTTATGTGCCAGACGATAATTTCGAGCAAGCACTCATCGATTTAGGCTACGATTCTGGGCCTTTAAACGATTATGTCTTAACTGCCAACATAGTTGATCTTGCAAGTTTGGAAGTCAATGGTAATGCTATTATAGACCTCACAGGCATTGAAGATTTTGCCGCTTTACAAACCTTGTATTGCTCTAACAATGCTATAGTTGAATTGGATTTAAGCTCAAATTCCAATCTATTGGAAGTTGATTGTTCAGATAATTTATTAACCGATTTAGACCTCACAAATAACATCGCTTTGCTAACGCTTAATTGTTCTTTTAATACAATCAGCACTTTAGATTTAACGGCAAACACGAATCTTTCAGACTTAAATATTTCAAATAATACATTGACGTCGTTTTTACCAAGTGACCTTTTGTCCTTACAGGTTTTTAATTGTAACAACAATTCAATAGTAACACTCGATTTTCAACAAAATCAGAATTTAACTAGTATAAGTTGCGAATCGAATCTATTGGAAACACTCAATATTAAAAACGGTCAAAACGCAGTTTTAACGAATTTGAATGCCATTAACAATCCTAATTTATTATGTATTGAAACTGATAATGGCACAGTACCAACTGGTGCCACTTGGAACATAGATGCCACAGCCCAATTTGCCGTTAACTGTTTCTTTGGGGAAACTTATGTCCCAGATGATAATTTTGAGCAAGCTTTAATTGACATAGGATATGATTCAGGGCCTTTAAACGATTATGTATTTACGGAAAATATTGAAGAGATTACCTTTTTAAATGTGAGTGGTCGTGAAATTTCAGATGTCACAGGTTTAGAAGCGTTTGTGGCTTTAACAACTTTGAATGTTGAAGACAATACGATTTCAAATGTAGATTTAGGCAATAATCTATCATTGGTAAATTTAGATGTTTCAGATAATTTGCTTGATATTTTAGAAATTTCATTGCTGACCAACTTAACCAAATTGGATGTGTCCAACAATAGCTTGTCTCAGATAAATTTCGATACCAATTTAAGTCTCGATGATATAAATGTGTCCAATAACTCAATTATAAATTTAAACGTAAGCGGATTGGTAAATTTAGAAGAGCTAAACTGTGCTGGAAATCAATTGTCAAGTTTAAATGTCACTCAAAACCCGAATCTAACTTTATTATTCTGTCAATCAAATTTGTTATTTGCAGATCAACTCAATATTCAAAATGGTAATAATGAGAATTTAGGATTGTTTAATGCCATTAATAATCCAAGTTTGGGATGTATTTTAGTTGATAATCCTATTGCAGTCATAGAAAATGTAGATGGTATTTACGACAATTGGATAAAAGATGATTCGGCTTCGTATCAAAGTATATGCGAAGATGCCGATAATGATGGTGTTCCAAACACAGATGACCTTTGTCCTAATACAGATTTCGGTGCTGCTGTGGATTTATTTGGATGCGCCATTCCAGATTTGCAAAATGACAACTTCACGGTTTTAATTACAGGGGAAACTTGCTTAAATAGTAATAACGGTAAAATTACCATAACGGCTCAAGAAATTTATAATTATACCGCGACACTAATCGGCGAAGATATTCTTGACGGCACAGGCGAGGTTTTTTATCAAGAATACAACTTCACCAATGATGTTGACATTTTCAATCTTTTGGCTGACACGTATGAACTGTGTATTACCATCGAAGAATGGCCAGATTACCAAAGTTGTTATACCATAGTAATTACCGAACCGAATCCACTAAGTGTTTTTGCAAGCCGACCTGCTTCAGGTAGTGATATAACCTTAGATATGTCTGGCAGTACTATCTATTATATTCAGTTTAACGATGATTCATTTACCACGCATAATTCAACATTTTCACTTCAGCTTCAACAAGGTATAAATCAGTTGAAAGTGAGTACGGATTTAGACTGTCAAGGGGTTTTTGAAGAGCAAATTATTAAAGCTGATGAACCGCTGTTGTTTCCAAACCCTTTTAAAAATGAACTGAACATTTACGATGGCAACGCAGGAGATGAGGTCACAGTAAAAATGTATTCCACGTTTGGACAGTTAGTTTTGACCAAAACATTTATAAATCAAGGTGTTTATAATGCAATTGATACAGAACATTTAGCCACTGGTATATATCTTATGTCTATACAGACCAAAAGCGAGACATCAACTTTTAAAATTGTAAAAAAATGA
- a CDS encoding tetratricopeptide repeat protein, with protein sequence MKLELKTRTVDDSLKVKILSKLHEKLMFSKPEEAKTYALKELEISQKIGFKKGIATGNMHIGDYYGNRNENDSALYYFNKAKQYFKDINSTRGLIFINHSLASIKESTGNLDEAIAITKETLTLIEEHEEEGDLKTKFIGAQHNALANRYIEKGQYRIALIEALKALKCFEKINHESRKADVIKQIGDIESGLENHDNSISYYKQAIEIYKRLDEKMYLAYAYNSLGISYQNLKDYNKARTAFNKAISNSETVEDKLSLSNVMHNLAELEILNKNFAKAEELLLSAKSLAEEENLQLSLASAYDGLSKIDYHSNNLSAALNKNNQAITLTKESGALPHLQNLYKYRSEILETMNDYETANDYLKASHKLKDSLFSNKKTQQIEELKTIYETEKKEQQIQIQKNEIELLNVRGKVNNLHRLLLGFGLLLALIASYAFYQKNKRNKLDKEKAEAELEYKTKELTTHALHLAKKNEVLNDIKQKAKVFKKETNADPGYQMLIQTINFDLQDDNNWENFSRYFEEVHKGFNSKAQEQFPKITSNDLRLMSLLKMNLSSKEIANILNISNDGIKKARYRLRKKLDLSTEDSLQEFILTL encoded by the coding sequence TTGAAACTTGAACTTAAAACCAGGACTGTAGACGATTCCTTAAAGGTCAAAATTTTATCTAAGCTTCATGAAAAACTAATGTTTTCAAAACCAGAGGAAGCCAAAACCTACGCTTTAAAAGAACTGGAAATTTCACAAAAAATAGGTTTTAAAAAAGGCATTGCAACTGGGAATATGCATATTGGGGATTATTACGGTAATAGAAATGAAAATGATTCTGCATTGTACTATTTTAATAAAGCGAAACAATATTTTAAAGACATCAATAGCACCAGAGGCCTGATTTTTATAAACCATTCATTAGCAAGCATCAAAGAATCTACTGGTAACTTAGATGAAGCCATAGCCATTACCAAAGAAACCTTAACCTTGATTGAAGAACATGAAGAAGAAGGCGATTTAAAAACAAAATTCATCGGCGCGCAACACAATGCACTTGCCAACAGATACATAGAAAAAGGACAGTATAGAATTGCATTGATTGAGGCATTGAAAGCTTTAAAATGTTTCGAAAAAATAAATCATGAATCCAGAAAAGCCGATGTCATAAAACAAATTGGAGACATTGAATCTGGGTTGGAAAACCATGATAATTCCATTTCATATTACAAGCAAGCCATTGAAATCTATAAAAGATTAGATGAAAAAATGTATTTAGCGTACGCTTATAATTCCTTAGGTATTTCCTATCAAAATTTAAAGGATTACAACAAAGCGAGGACAGCTTTTAACAAGGCAATTTCCAACTCTGAAACGGTTGAAGATAAGTTGTCGTTGTCCAATGTGATGCACAATTTAGCAGAACTGGAAATACTAAACAAAAACTTCGCAAAGGCAGAAGAATTATTATTATCTGCCAAATCCTTGGCTGAAGAGGAAAATTTGCAATTAAGCTTGGCTAGTGCTTATGATGGTTTATCTAAGATTGATTACCACTCTAATAATTTATCAGCAGCCTTAAATAAAAACAATCAAGCCATAACGCTCACAAAAGAAAGTGGTGCATTACCTCATTTACAAAATCTATATAAGTATCGCTCTGAAATATTAGAAACCATGAACGACTATGAAACGGCCAATGATTACTTAAAAGCATCACATAAACTTAAGGACAGTTTATTTTCAAATAAAAAAACGCAACAAATTGAAGAATTAAAAACGATTTATGAAACCGAAAAGAAGGAACAGCAAATACAGATTCAAAAAAATGAAATTGAGCTTTTAAATGTAAGAGGCAAAGTCAACAACCTACATCGTTTACTTTTAGGATTCGGGTTACTGCTTGCACTAATTGCTAGCTACGCATTTTATCAAAAAAATAAGCGCAACAAACTAGATAAGGAAAAAGCCGAAGCCGAACTGGAATATAAAACCAAAGAACTTACCACACACGCCTTACATCTCGCCAAAAAGAATGAAGTCCTTAACGATATTAAACAAAAAGCCAAGGTATTTAAAAAGGAAACCAATGCCGATCCAGGTTACCAGATGCTCATACAAACCATTAATTTTGATTTACAGGATGATAATAACTGGGAAAATTTCAGCCGGTATTTTGAAGAAGTCCATAAAGGGTTTAATTCAAAAGCACAAGAGCAATTTCCTAAAATCACCTCAAATGATTTGCGCTTGATGTCCCTTTTAAAAATGAATCTATCTTCAAAAGAAATCGCCAATATTTTGAATATTTCAAACGATGGGATTAAAAAAGCACGATACAGACTTCGTAAAAAACTTGATTTATCTACTGAAGATTCTTTACAGGAATTTATTTTAACGCTTTAA